The following proteins are co-located in the candidate division WOR-3 bacterium genome:
- a CDS encoding PAS domain S-box protein, with the protein MSFNLSEENLFSIIKSKTGILFWVVSFRDGEYYYDMVNENFADVENQPPSHYEGKKVKDLHDPGQYTAIEKSLQKAKALGGNEYEIMFVKDGKQRHFHIKIMFFATENEDNYIAIGNEITEFKEIQKRLEKEEIKIKEILNSLNNPVLATDDDYNLIYFNKAYCKLIGRKEEELEKKNLYQLFPDFKKSKAFASYINSIEKGTAVSGEEEFGDKHLSYTVRRTKEGNLVVAEDVTMKKKAENDLKRERDAYHALVESSSNSTNVIDLCSLFLEKFVTILDLDRGSVRLVDEKKEKLDLVSTFGFCPDEEIDQKKPRLLAEKSHITTYVAETKIPVFAPDLERHFLYGMFSESIVKKGMKSLFSWPLTNDFGAVFGVMHLIGKEKKRFEEKDKIFFENTAGLFSEILEKKISQEKLSESEKNIRTLQENIQIGLFRTDIEGNIVSANHAFVKMFGYRDFSEIEKINALDLYALPADRANLIDLHGKNDSVMDFEIPMKKKGGEIIWCLAKEKHIKSEDGRILYIDGSIEDITFKKDAQKALEESRERYRLLFESADDAIFMMKDHLFIDCNQKACEMFRLPKDVLVGKKPFETSPEFQTDGTRSREKAIAYMEKAMSGFPQRFDWIHKRGDESVFDAEVSLNRFTSGNNIYLQAIVRDFTEMNKYINALKNSEEKFRHFMELAPDILFRLNLKENKFELLSPSIENVLGYPLSEAFEDPKKFLFSMIREEDKEEVIKAISEVYDPKNEKDFMEIRFKAVKSDGSVLCFRATVRFERKGEEILRANGILSDQTHQMKMEEELMKIEKLESVGILAGGIAHDFNNILTGVLGNISLSRVYLDQNSEAWKLLEEAETAAIRAKNLTRQLLTFSKGGQPIKKAMNLAEILTDTGIFATRGSSCRCEFELSEEVFPVDIDEGQIVQVLNNIIINAIQAMPKGGVIKISASNLHIDEDLALPVSIGNYVIISLADSGPGIEEDDLSRIFDPFFTTKDSGSGLGLTTAYSIVKNHGGFIEALSKRGEGTTFRIYLPASRNKPVREENQSRPEKGKGRILVMDDEELVVNVLSDMLCYLGYEVDSAPNGNAALKKYADALLAGRRYGAVIMDLTIQGGGMGGRDAVGEILKIDPNAVVYVSSGYSDDPVISNYKKYGFSGFLIKPYSLIELSKLLKSK; encoded by the coding sequence ATGTCTTTTAATCTGAGTGAAGAAAATCTTTTTTCCATAATAAAAAGCAAAACAGGTATATTATTCTGGGTTGTCTCGTTCAGAGACGGAGAATACTACTACGATATGGTAAATGAAAATTTTGCCGATGTTGAAAACCAGCCCCCATCTCATTATGAAGGTAAAAAAGTTAAAGATCTTCACGATCCCGGTCAATACACCGCTATAGAAAAATCTCTGCAAAAAGCCAAAGCCCTGGGCGGCAACGAATACGAAATAATGTTCGTCAAAGATGGTAAACAGAGGCATTTTCATATCAAAATAATGTTTTTCGCAACCGAAAACGAAGACAACTACATTGCAATCGGCAACGAAATAACCGAGTTCAAAGAAATTCAAAAAAGACTCGAAAAAGAAGAGATCAAGATAAAAGAAATATTAAACAGCCTGAACAATCCAGTCTTGGCGACTGACGACGATTATAATCTCATATATTTCAACAAAGCTTACTGTAAACTAATCGGCAGAAAGGAAGAAGAGCTGGAAAAGAAGAATCTGTACCAGCTTTTTCCTGATTTTAAAAAATCAAAAGCCTTTGCTTCATACATCAATTCTATTGAAAAAGGTACAGCGGTCAGCGGTGAGGAGGAATTCGGCGATAAACACCTGTCATATACTGTTCGCAGAACAAAAGAAGGCAATCTCGTTGTAGCAGAAGATGTGACGATGAAAAAGAAAGCGGAAAACGACCTCAAAAGAGAAAGAGACGCATATCACGCGCTTGTCGAATCGTCCTCAAATTCAACAAACGTGATCGATCTTTGTTCTTTGTTCCTGGAAAAATTTGTGACTATACTCGACCTGGACAGGGGATCGGTGCGGCTTGTGGACGAAAAAAAGGAAAAGCTCGATCTTGTTTCGACGTTCGGCTTCTGTCCGGATGAAGAAATTGATCAGAAAAAGCCGAGACTTTTGGCAGAAAAAAGCCACATAACAACATATGTTGCCGAAACGAAAATCCCGGTCTTCGCTCCGGATCTCGAAAGACACTTTCTGTACGGGATGTTTTCGGAATCGATTGTTAAAAAAGGAATGAAATCGCTTTTTTCATGGCCCCTGACCAACGACTTCGGCGCAGTTTTCGGTGTCATGCATTTGATTGGAAAGGAAAAAAAGCGTTTCGAGGAAAAAGACAAGATATTCTTTGAAAACACTGCCGGACTGTTCTCGGAAATTCTTGAAAAGAAGATTTCTCAGGAAAAACTGTCGGAAAGCGAAAAGAACATAAGAACTTTGCAGGAAAATATCCAAATTGGTCTTTTCAGAACCGACATTGAGGGAAATATTGTCTCGGCGAATCATGCGTTCGTAAAAATGTTCGGTTACAGAGATTTCAGCGAAATTGAGAAAATTAATGCTTTGGATCTCTACGCACTCCCCGCCGACAGAGCGAATCTCATCGATCTTCACGGTAAAAATGACTCTGTGATGGACTTTGAAATTCCGATGAAAAAAAAGGGCGGAGAGATAATTTGGTGCCTGGCAAAAGAAAAACACATAAAATCGGAAGACGGCAGAATCTTGTATATAGACGGATCCATCGAAGACATAACATTCAAAAAAGACGCCCAAAAAGCGCTTGAAGAAAGCAGGGAAAGATACAGGCTTTTATTCGAAAGCGCGGACGACGCCATATTTATGATGAAAGATCATCTTTTTATAGACTGTAATCAAAAAGCATGTGAGATGTTTCGTCTCCCAAAAGATGTTCTGGTGGGGAAAAAACCTTTCGAGACTTCACCCGAATTTCAGACAGACGGTACGAGGTCCAGGGAAAAAGCTATTGCGTATATGGAAAAAGCCATGTCAGGCTTTCCTCAAAGGTTCGATTGGATACATAAAAGAGGCGACGAATCGGTTTTTGATGCCGAGGTTTCATTGAACAGATTTACTTCGGGAAACAACATCTACTTACAGGCTATAGTCAGGGATTTCACAGAAATGAATAAATATATAAACGCTCTGAAAAACTCCGAAGAAAAATTCAGACATTTTATGGAATTGGCGCCCGATATACTTTTCAGACTGAATCTTAAAGAAAACAAGTTCGAGTTATTGTCACCTTCAATTGAGAACGTTTTGGGGTACCCTCTTTCCGAAGCTTTTGAAGACCCGAAAAAATTCCTGTTTTCTATGATCCGTGAAGAAGACAAGGAAGAAGTGATAAAAGCAATCTCCGAGGTATACGATCCAAAAAATGAAAAAGATTTTATGGAAATCCGCTTCAAGGCAGTGAAATCCGACGGCAGCGTCCTGTGTTTCAGAGCTACCGTGAGGTTTGAAAGAAAAGGGGAAGAGATTCTGAGGGCAAACGGGATATTGAGCGATCAGACACATCAGATGAAAATGGAAGAAGAACTCATGAAAATAGAAAAGCTCGAGTCCGTAGGGATTCTCGCGGGAGGAATAGCACACGACTTCAACAACATTCTGACGGGAGTTTTGGGCAACATATCGTTGTCCCGCGTTTACCTGGATCAAAACAGCGAAGCATGGAAACTGCTGGAAGAAGCGGAAACAGCGGCGATAAGGGCAAAAAACCTTACGAGACAACTTCTCACTTTTTCAAAAGGCGGACAACCGATAAAAAAAGCAATGAACCTTGCGGAAATATTGACAGACACAGGGATTTTTGCGACGAGAGGTTCAAGTTGCCGATGCGAATTCGAATTATCCGAAGAAGTATTTCCCGTTGATATTGACGAAGGACAAATAGTCCAGGTCCTCAACAACATTATTATTAATGCGATTCAAGCCATGCCAAAAGGAGGCGTCATAAAAATTTCGGCATCAAATCTGCACATAGACGAAGATTTGGCGCTGCCGGTTTCGATCGGGAATTATGTAATCATATCCCTTGCTGATTCGGGTCCGGGAATAGAAGAGGATGACCTTTCAAGGATATTCGATCCGTTTTTTACTACAAAAGATTCAGGAAGCGGTCTGGGTCTCACTACGGCATATTCAATAGTCAAAAACCACGGCGGTTTCATTGAAGCGCTTTCAAAACGGGGTGAAGGAACTACTTTCAGGATTTATCTTCCCGCAAGCCGGAATAAACCGGTTCGTGAAGAAAATCAATCCAGACCTGAAAAAGGAAAAGGCAGAATTCTGGTCATGGACGACGAAGAACTCGTTGTCAATGTTCTGTCCGACATGCTTTGTTATCTCGGGTATGAAGTTGACTCCGCTCCAAACGGAAACGCAGCCTTGAAGAAATACGCCGACGCTCTTCTTGCGGGTCGCCGTTATGGAGCTGTCATTATGGACCTGACGATACAGGGAGGAGGCATGGGCGGCAGGGACGCAGTCGGCGAAATTCTCAAAATTGATCCAAATGCGGTCGTTTATGTTTCGAGCGGTTATTCAGACGATCCCGTCATTTCTAATTATAAAAAGTACGGTTTCAGCGGTTTTCTTATAAAACCCTACAGTTTGATAGAACTGAGCAAACTTCTGAAGTCGAAATAA